One Argentina anserina chromosome 6, drPotAnse1.1, whole genome shotgun sequence genomic window, ccaaaacgtacccacttcctaaattttttgaaaaacacgcttccgcgtttccaaacgtttcgTTTCCACGTACCCGTATCCGATTCCGTGCAACCTAGACTTTTTCAGTGTCTCGTCCCGTCAAATAAAGTCCCACGTCAAGATAGTAAATTACTTAAACAGCCTCTACCTAGTTGGACTAGTTGGGCAACGGTAATAGAAACCCTTTGCCTTATTGGGCTACAACTTTGGTTTTAACATATATCATTGGAAGTTTGGAACACTACATCGGACTGATCGGAGTACATCCATTATTGAAGGTGAATACTCAAACATAGGTAATACATTCAACCTTTTGTTACAAAACTACAAATAATTTCCAAAGTCCACATTGCTTATGAACTTGTGGCAGTCGGTTAAACTTCGAATAGCTCTTTCAGATTAACATGAGGCACTTTCATATCAGGAGTAGTATAATTCCACCAATACTTGGAGACTTGCTCGTTAGCTCTGTCGGTGGGATGGGCAGAGTCGAAAAAGACATAATCGTTAACATTGTCACATAGTTGATACTCAGTCACACCTCTCTTTCCTCCGCAGCTCAGAGCTCCTCTGTATGGACcagaaccacaacatgccacCTTCCCTTCCTTGAAGCCTtcataacaaaataataacaaaGGCAGAATTAGCAAAGACAAATGAATTAGAATGTAAGATACaagcaaaataagaaaaacaaaaactacaaGGAGAAAATGGGTTACTGCTTTGTACCATATTGTGATGGattcttgattatttcatcCAGGTAAGAGTAGACATTTGGATTTGAGTATTTGAATCCATGAAGCTGTCCTTTAAGCTTGACAAGGACTTTAGCAAGAACTTTATTGTGCAGTTTCAATACTGCAGTAATTTCATCCACACAGGTGCCTGTGCTTCCAGGCTTTGTTGCCCTCATCATTGGTACACAACCAAGAGGGATTCCATTTGCAAACCCAaattttcttcctccttttaTGTATATTCCCTGGCATATTGAAAAACAGataaaaaattatgaaataattTTGATCACAAAGTGATGCTCTGAAATAAGTACATAATTACAAGAATACAAGAGCAAGGAATAACATATTACTTTGATCACATTCGTTAGGTTGCCAATCACCATGCCAACAAATTGTGTTGGTGATTGAGTCTCATAAAAACTGGAGTTCTTTATGAAGGGTGCAAAATAATCATTGCCTCCGATGCTGATTAAGTAAACGGCTTCTGACAGCAATGTGTGAGCTTTATCATCACCTAGCTTGTGCCTCAAGTGCTTCTCCACCTTCTTGAAGTGACTAAGTTGAGTTTTAAGATCTATCacctgaaaataagaatgACCAATACTACTTAAGCATATTGGACAATATTTGGAGTTGAGTATTCTTACTCATCCTCTACAAATAATGCAGTAACTTTCAAGCATTAGAACACAAGTTTTaagataaatataaatatttcaaGCAGACAATATACAAATCCTGGATGAGTTTCTGCTAGAACACCAGCAGCCGAAGAAGCAAAGTTGACTCCATAAGTATAGTTTTTGAACCCAGGTTGTAAAAATGGTGGTATAAGTGGCAACTTAGCATACTCAGCTGCAACAACAAAAGGAAATTTCACTCTCATCTGTGTCATAAACTCATAATCCCTACTACTGATCTAAAACAACAGAGACAGTTAAGAGAACCTTACCAATGAAATCAGAGATTAGACGTCCATCCGAAAATCTACCAGTTGAGTAGTTGAAGAAGGATTCCCCATAGGGCCAGAAATTTGACTGGTATTTAGTGGTAGTGTTTAAGTAGTTATTGTTTCCATTATCAAATAATGAATCACCAAAGATGAACATGGCTGCATGTCTTCTCTGATGTACAGGATGGCCAAGGCAGCTACATGTTAGAACAAAAAAACTTACACAAAAGGTGTAATATATGTGAAACCTTGAAGTTGCCATTCTGGTTCTGCTAACACTTTGCATTACCTTCTCCTCCATATcaaattttatagaaaaatTTTAGAATTCACTCCGTGAATTTACAAATGCCTAATAATGTTCTTAGTGTGaactttgttttaaatttatatgatTATTAGGTAgaataattttgttttcttaatttGCTTCTCAGCtagtctttatttatttatttggttATTAGGTGGAGGTCAAACCATTATCTTTAATTAAAATCTAATCATGTTTAGCTCTGTATCCATTAAATGAAGGTTTCTTGTCTTTTCCCATCTTTTCCAATATATAATGCCttgttatgacttatgactaAAGAACGATATTTTCAGGAAGTTAGAGTTGAACCAACTTTAGGTTCCAATAGTTTTCGAATTCATTTCTCTTGTCAGATTTCCCAACTCTTAATTACTCTATTTAAGAAGAACAGATCGAACACAGGAGAGTGGCACATAACACCTCTTTTTTCCTCCCTATAATTCAAGTTATTCAACAATAATCAGCAAAAGAGTGAGCTACTAGGAAACACAAAATTACCTTATTAATTGTTTTAGAAAACCCTTTCCTTTGGCATATATTAACTAAAAGTGTACGTACTGAATCAATTGAATAGGATATTTCAAAAGACTTACGAAAATCAAACAGTCTCCCATATCATCAGTGGCATTATGACAAGCTATTGAGGTTGTTGCTGCCTAACAGTGTACAGAGATTCAATACTATAAAAGGATATAACCTGGATGCTGCTGGCTTGTCATATAAGcttagaaattattatatgctTTTAGTGAAAAAAGCCGTCTTCAAATATTCATCAAACATAACAGCACATCTCACGGGACGGGAGGGGGTGTATTGTCTATGAAATTAGTGCgagttttaaagaaatttatggaATTTAAAAGTCTGGGTGTATTCAATATAGACTTTTAATTATCAATACAAGTTTAGGTGTATTCAagtatgatttttttaaatcattatGGAATCCATAAAAGTCTGGAGGTATTCAATCcgaattttaaaaataaacagAATTCTTGTAATACACCGAATTTTCAGGTTGGCTTTGTATAAATTCTTGTAAGTTATTAAACTtagaaattgaataaaatagCATTTTCGTTTACTCGTCGATGTCAAATGAAACGAAACCAACatcggaaatttaaattggaaAACATCACGTTTTCtgtgacttttattccgttgctcgtctctgaaaacttccttcacggaagctgtaaagctcgtcgatacgagttcgtggacatatCACGCACCTTAATCGaacgtcgtatgtgaaagttattgtCGATCGAAGTTGGTTTCTGAATTTGAAAAATGTATAAAATGATGTTTTTaggaaaccctagtttccaaaaaaggAAACATCCTCTacatctttctctctctcccccccccccccggcaactctctccctcccctcTTGACCCCGACCCTCCCTCTCAAAATCGACTCCGCCGATCGCTCatctccggccaccatggcccTCAACGCCACGCGCGGCTGCCAGAGGGTCGCGCGTAACCCCACGCGCCACCACATAGGGCGgacgtgaacagtaaaatgTGAAGTAATTTTTGAATagtaaattataaaagtaatttctgaacaTTAAATcggtgaatagtaattacacTGAACAGTGATTTGGAGAACATTAgttacatgaacagtaattacgTAAAAACAGTAATGTGTTAAACAGTAATCAATTGTACTGAATCGGCATCTGAGGTTTTACATATCGTTCctaaacgttttttttttgctattaggtgaccgaaaAAATGAGTaataaatctcactatgacgagtctactcttggcggtgactcatatttacgttttcatAAAAAtatcgaactatgacatgtatataatatagtgggttgtgtatgtgtataaaatagTAAGTACGATACATATGTATGGGTCGCTATATTTTATACTGTTacattcttatttccaaatgatttTGTAatgtggcaactatatttatattattgagcaatagtcgcttggttgtagtacaataaacatgtgttgattgttatattgtatgtggttttaacattgagtcttgttaaaacgtttctGGTCTacggacgttgttggcagtaattGGAACCGAGTCTTGGCCGGGTGTCGTTTGCGAtttagttagagctctagtttgtctatcggtatactgcatgaggggtaatagatgggttgcccattaTCTGTCAGCGTACtgcagatgagtacctgggtctcatgagtacccgtattttaaatgtaattgggtaaacagatgggttgcccaatgtgtcatgagtacatatattttcagatgttattggacaaccagatgggtcatCTAATGTTTTACgagtacatttatttttaaatgtcattgatattttctttaatatgtgatgtgtgttatactattggtttattcatacgagctgtaaagcttaccgggtttgtgtttacaatcccagtgcacctatttgatggtgtatgggatagttctgcaagtacggattagcagaattggaggGCTTTCTCTAAAGATTGTCAAAGTTTATTTATTCTATttatggtgaggattgagaggatttcacatttccatttgttataatactaaaattataaactgtttttgtaataatcaaatcgattGTGTCGTActttgaactcagtttcgatacactgtgactataagatgatttcaatatatttgagactgttttaaagtttttcatggcttcgatttcgaGTTTTGTCACTCGGAATTTTCGGGGGTGTGATAATTCTGTAggtattcaaaatatcattcatacttatggaattataaactcatagAATCTCAATGACTTTGTAGTGTTAATTAATCACACCACAATTCAAAAATTGTCTAGCCTCTAGACCAAAGATTTTCATGGACTTTATCATTGTATTTAAAGACGTTCATTCttcactatttttttattttctttttgtcttttctttacCGATATTTTTTCCTACAACCTAACATGTTTATACTCATGTTTATTCCTGTGATCTCAtgaatgtttttttcttttttatgttatgttcttaCCTTATATCTTTACACTTATTAAAACCCCATTTTCATATGTGAATACATGTTCAATgctaataataaaaacaatgaTGATAAAAGATGTGtgtaagaagaaaagagaataaTAATCATATCAATGTGTCATGAACACCGACTTCTTTAGTTTGAAATTTTCTTAACAATTTCTTTAGTACCGATTTGTCGatagattaaatttgaagggttttttttaaattttcttaaataattgagattctctaatgactttgtatttttgtaataGACACAACCCATAAATTTTacttagaaaaaaattattccgTATAAAAATTTTGAGGATGCATTAATTTTTGTCTAATAGCATCCACGAGGCGTCACAAAACCCATATGGTCAACCTAGATACTTAGGAAGCACCCGGACACCCATGAATGAAGCAAATTATCACGTTACCATTGACTTGTAGTTTAGAGACTTGGTATGCATATTATTCCGTTACCattcattattttcataactaacaaaaaaaatagtttcaatttttttatgagtACTGAGAAATTTATGAGAATCGATCAATATCAATTATCTGGATTTCACGAATCAATAAAAGTCGGTAGATATCAGCCTAAAGTCTGTGGTTGAAATCAATGATTTTAATAATTCTATGAAAGTCTGTGTACTTTTTATAGTCTGTGGAGTTTCTAAAAAGTCCACACAAAtttatatacaatacaccccCATCTCAGTCAGCATAAGAGATTATGaaacaaaaaaggaaataaatgagaaataaTAATACTTCAATTTGTTCCTACTTGTTCAGCTGATGGGAAAACAATTCCAAAATATTTCTTAATGAGAGTGGGAGTTTTGAAAAAAGCGTGAATTAGTGCCAATGCACCAAGTTAAGTAGTCTTTGCTTCTGATGAGTGTTAGCCTCAAGAACTTTGATTGAATTTTCTTATCTATTTCTCCAACATCAGAAAGAGAGGCGTTCAATAATCTGTAACTTTGAGTTTCTAGTCAAGTCGCAATTTGCGTAACAGTACTGGTTACAACGCTAATCATGATTTTCTATCCGAAGGTATTGAGCATTTTAAGGTCAGTACGTGACATTGACATGTCTTATCCACATTAGCTTTGGAAAATTGCTGCTTGTTCTTTTAGAGGTATGAACTATGAAGCTTGGACATGTTTGGTCAATATATGGTAAGGAAGGTGTTTGCTAAGGAGATGTGGAACACATGGATACAATTAATTCAATCAGTTAATTGGCTTCCAATATATAATTGAGTCACATTTGAGTCATTTGTTATGTAGGTCTATAGGTGGATTCAGTTATTTTATTTGGTCATTTTGGAAGAGttagattttgtttttctgcgatgaaataatttgatttttgtttggtTATTAATTAGAGTGAGACATATCGGTGGCCTAGTTGATGATTAATTAATTCCTTAAAGATAGGATCATGTTAATAACCCACTTTTCCAACCAAAAGGGTCATAAAAAGTCAGGAAACATAGAGCCATATATTAtgttaaaataaattttaatattAGAGGGTTATTATGGTAAAGAAATAAATACCaataattaaaagaaaataaaagaatcatCTCTCCTCTTTTACGGGTTAACTACTCCCCACTATCCCACATTCCCACTATTAGATCGGAAATTCTTCTATGCACGATAGTGAATTTACACGATAGGTTTTGTGGACACGTGTCTGCATCATTAGAGAGCTGTGAAAGAACTCATATGAACCGTAGATTCAAACTTACTTTTCTACCAGTCAACGTGACTATCAGTGAGGGGTAAAAACATGGCACAATGGGTAAAAGATCCAACATCTTTAATATCTTTGTCTTCCCTCACTCAACTATCGGAGTTTCCCTCCGCAACAGCCGACGGGTCTGATCGGAGGCAAAGATGTGAAATTTAGACTATCAGAGTTTCTCTTCTTTATAAAAAATGTAGAATTATATCACACTAGTCATCAACACACCTTTTGAGTTTGCATAACCTCTCACATTTTACCTAGTGGCTTGTAACTTCCCTATAAAATAGGAGatcatttttctattttttttatgttttaatttttttatttaccttTCTATCTCTTAATTATTAAGTAGAATTTTATATTATCATATGGTGAAATGATATATGCGTAAGCTATTTAATTGACAAAGTGGATTTGAGTTATAAGAGTATAGATATGCATCGCATATGTGGGCAAGACTAGTATAACTTACTGATTAGCTCTGCATACTTATATACAAATTAAGCAAGAACAAAACACGtctcttaattatatattatttgagTATCAGAGTATCAAGAGAAGAAGCAGGCGTACAGATAGATATATTCATTTAACTTATTTATTCATAATACTTATAAGTAGATGAGGACGATGTGCAAACTTTGATCATTTTGTATCCTCAACTGCCTCTGCAAGAGTTGAAGCGTATtcgatcatcaaacttcaaaTAGCTCTTTCAGACTAAAGTAAGTCTCAGTGTGTTCAGGTTTACGGCTCCACCAGAACTTGGAAACTTTCTGGTAAAACCTTTCTGTGGGATGGTCAGCGTCGAAAAACACATAATCATTCACCTTGTCACATAGTTCATACTGGGTCACGCCTCGCTTCCCTCCACAACTGTTAATTCCGCTGAATGGACCAGATCCGCAACATGCCGTCTTTCCCTCCTTGAAACCTTTACTCATACAGATATAGCAAAAACAAATGGTCTTAGCTTATAACACaagcaaaagaaaaggagaaacTGCAAACTATAATTGTCATGTTTACCATATTTAGATGCATTGTTAAACATATCATCGACAAGAGGGTATATATTTGGATATGAATACTTGAATCCTGGGAGATGTCCTTTAAGCTTTAAGAGGGATTTCTCAAGTACGATGTTGTGTAATTTGGCTACCGCGTTCAATTCTTCCACACATGCGCCTGTGTTTCCTGCTTTTACTGCTCTCGAACTTGGTACACAACCTACAGGGGCCATGCCTAAAATCCCAaattttcttcctcctttttTGTATATTTCCTGGAAATTGTATGTGAATTCTGGAGTAAGATGATCAAATTCTTTTCCGGTTCAAAAAAATCCTGAAATATAACTGAATAGTGTACCTTGATCACATCTGTAATGTTTCCTATCACCAGGCCAATAAATTCTTGAGGTGAGAACCCAAACAAGCTGGAATTTGTACGGAGTGCATAAGAATAGTCATTGGATCCAATGCCAATCAAGTAAACAGCTTCTGAAAGCACTGTGTCTGCATGGCCTAGTTTGTGCCTCAACTGCTTCTCCACTCTCTCGAAATACTTCAGTTGAGTTTTAAGGTCTATAAcctgaagaaaaaaacaatatttgataaCCCCCATCATGCATATAGAAGTATATATCTTCTACTGCCTacattaattacatatgtGACTTGGTTACAAGCCATTAAGATTCATACACGCTGACTTGTTGCAACTGCAATCAGAAGACTTAAACGTAAAATGTAAGTTCATCTGTTTATAGCAAGGGAGATGACATACAAATCCTTGATGAGATTCAACTAGAGCGCCGGCGCCAGCAGATGCGAAGTTGACCCCATAAGCATAGTGGTTGAACCCCGGCTGTAGATATGGTGGTATAAGTGGCAGCTTTGCATATGCAGCTGCAGAAAATGGAAATGTGACAACTAGTTCCATATTTTTAAACAGAATACTCACTTTTCATATGAGAAACTTACCAATCATATCAGGGGGTAGACGTCCATCCGAAAATCTTCCAGTGGGATGCTTGAAGAATGTTTCCCCATAAGGCCAAAAATTTGCTTGGAAGTTAGTGGAAGTGTTCAGATAGTTATTGTTTCCGACATCAAACAACGAATCACCAAAGACAAACAAGGCTGCCTGTTTTTTGTGAAGCCTGGAGTGATCATGGCAGCTGCTTGGAGTAAGAAGAGTTGCAGAAAAAGCACAAATCAAACATATTCGAAACACCAAAGTCGACATTCTAGTTCTGCAGGTATGCTTTGTATGTATTGGCCTTGGTGGCAGTAGCGGATCGATGTGTAGGCGGGTCTAGGCAGCTGCCTAGACTGGGTTTTTGCTGCTGGGTGTGGAGTATGATGTTTTTACTGTGATGGCAGTTTTCGGCGAAGATAGAGGAAGAAGACGCTGCTCCAACTCCAGcgtctcttttcttttgttttttttgtttcaaataGATGCTGTAACGGTgtagaatttaaaaaaataaagatgtgGAAGAGCTTGTCACGACTCAAAGAAGAACTATTCTTACTTATGCGTCTCTCACTCTCCCCCAAACCCCAATTCAATCGAACACCAAAGTTAAAAGAGTTTTTCTCActaacagtccctcaattctggtgtacctaccaatgtgatacctcaactcttaatcataccaatgtgatacccagactctagtattgctatcattgaagtacttccgtcagtttttttcaacttttccgttatcttggtgacgtggcaggtacgtgaggcccacaaacagggttaaaagacaaaattaacctcatctgagaggagcaatgtttttcccgccatttaccttgagaaagacacccaacaattctaattttggcgccaattttcactccatactccttaatttgtgtctaatatctaaactaaagaactaccgccaaccagtcgaccacaatctgataaaacctaaatcaatctcattttctatttttaccctagcacttgttaaactaacagaataaatatataaatttatatggaac contains:
- the LOC126800529 gene encoding GDSL esterase/lipase 4-like; amino-acid sequence: MEEKVMQSVSRTRMATSRFHIYYTFCVSFFVLTCSCLGHPVHQRRHAAMFIFGDSLFDNGNNNYLNTTTKYQSNFWPYGESFFNYSTGRFSDGRLISDFIAEYAKLPLIPPFLQPGFKNYTYGVNFASSAAGVLAETHPGFVIDLKTQLSHFKKVEKHLRHKLGDDKAHTLLSEAVYLISIGGNDYFAPFIKNSSFYETQSPTQFVGMVIGNLTNVIKGIYIKGGRKFGFANGIPLGCVPMMRATKPGSTGTCVDEITAVLKLHNKVLAKVLVKLKGQLHGFKYSNPNVYSYLDEIIKNPSQYGFKEGKVACCGSGPYRGALSCGGKRGVTEYQLCDNVNDYVFFDSAHPTDRANEQVSKYWWNYTTPDMKVPHVNLKELFEV
- the LOC126800535 gene encoding GDSL esterase/lipase 2-like, producing MSTLVFRICLICAFSATLLTPSSCHDHSRLHKKQAALFVFGDSLFDVGNNNYLNTSTNFQANFWPYGETFFKHPTGRFSDGRLPPDMIAAYAKLPLIPPYLQPGFNHYAYGVNFASAGAGALVESHQGFVIDLKTQLKYFERVEKQLRHKLGHADTVLSEAVYLIGIGSNDYSYALRTNSSLFGFSPQEFIGLVIGNITDVIKEIYKKGGRKFGILGMAPVGCVPSSRAVKAGNTGACVEELNAVAKLHNIVLEKSLLKLKGHLPGFKYSYPNIYPLVDDMFNNASKYGFKEGKTACCGSGPFSGINSCGGKRGVTQYELCDKVNDYVFFDADHPTERFYQKVSKFWWSRKPEHTETYFSLKELFEV